A DNA window from Neosynechococcus sphagnicola sy1 contains the following coding sequences:
- a CDS encoding TIGR03279 family radical SAM protein, which yields MSESTIRPALITAILPGSIAAEVGFEVGDRLVSINQQQPRDLIDYQFLCADEVLDLEVLDAAGHLHHLQLEKDYDADLGLEFESALFDGLIQCNNHCPFCFIDQQPPGKRQTLYLKDDDYRLSFLYGSYLTLTNLSPREWQRIAQMRLSPLYVSVHATEPAVRSRLLKNPRAGQILEQLRWFQAQRLQIHAQVVLCPGINDGKHLQQTLLDLAQFYTADLPTVASVAVVPVGLTRFRPEVDELVPVTPAEAKAVIQQVRSLQQQFQQQLGTLFAWLADEWFLIAGEALPPESHYEDYPQIGNGVGSIRQFLKQFQAVAPTLPAAISPPRRLTWVVGNAVEQAFQPILERLNQVKGLTVELAALRSDYWGQSITVTGLLTGHDLQLGLQGRNLGQGILLPALMLKAGDTCFLDDLTVEQLSRDLATPIWPLTDVAALVQACIQPLT from the coding sequence ATGAGTGAAAGTACCATTCGTCCAGCCTTAATAACGGCGATCTTACCAGGGTCGATCGCCGCTGAAGTTGGCTTTGAGGTGGGCGATCGCCTGGTGAGCATTAATCAACAACAGCCCCGAGACTTGATTGACTACCAGTTTTTGTGTGCCGATGAGGTACTGGATCTGGAGGTATTAGATGCCGCTGGTCATCTCCATCACCTGCAATTGGAGAAGGACTATGATGCCGATCTGGGTCTAGAGTTTGAATCTGCCCTGTTTGATGGCCTGATCCAGTGCAACAATCACTGTCCCTTTTGCTTTATTGACCAGCAGCCCCCTGGGAAACGTCAAACCCTTTACCTGAAGGATGATGATTATCGCCTGAGTTTTCTTTATGGTTCCTACCTCACCCTCACCAACCTCTCCCCGCGAGAGTGGCAGCGAATTGCCCAAATGCGCCTGTCGCCGCTGTATGTCTCGGTGCATGCGACGGAGCCAGCGGTGCGATCGCGGCTGCTGAAGAATCCTCGGGCTGGACAAATTTTGGAGCAACTGCGCTGGTTCCAAGCCCAGCGATTGCAGATTCATGCCCAGGTGGTGCTCTGTCCTGGGATCAATGATGGTAAACATTTACAGCAGACCCTCTTGGACTTAGCCCAGTTTTATACCGCCGATCTGCCAACCGTTGCTTCCGTTGCCGTGGTTCCTGTGGGATTAACCCGGTTTCGCCCGGAGGTTGATGAGCTTGTCCCCGTAACCCCCGCTGAAGCCAAGGCGGTGATTCAACAGGTGCGATCGCTACAACAGCAGTTTCAGCAGCAACTCGGCACCCTGTTTGCCTGGTTAGCCGATGAATGGTTTCTGATTGCTGGCGAAGCGCTACCCCCAGAAAGCCATTACGAAGACTATCCCCAAATTGGCAATGGTGTCGGCTCAATTCGCCAGTTTCTCAAGCAATTTCAGGCCGTTGCCCCAACCCTGCCAGCGGCGATCTCGCCTCCCCGGCGATTGACCTGGGTCGTGGGCAATGCGGTGGAACAGGCGTTTCAACCCATCCTCGAACGGTTGAATCAAGTCAAAGGGTTAACGGTAGAATTAGCAGCTCTCCGCAGTGATTATTGGGGACAATCGATCACCGTCACCGGACTGTTGACCGGCCATGATTTACAGTTGGGCTTACAGGGGCGGAATCTGGGGCAGGGGATTCTCCTGCCGGCTCTGATGTTGAAAGCAGGGGATACTTGCTTTCTGGATGATCTGACGGTTGAACAGTTAAGCCGGGACTTAGCAACGCCCATCTGGCCGTTGACCGATGTCGCGGCGCTGGTACAAGCCTGTATTCAACCCTTAACCTAA
- a CDS encoding LOG family protein: MVSSFPPTAADFFQEDIEMLLEQLASLPHGDLVRQALGTIARIARAEIDRLDWKILNACLQDMEGAFQAFYPYRHIRKIAIFGSARIEPETPEYQLAAEFAHYATQQGFMVMTGAGGGIMQAANHGAGPGNSFGLSIQLPYEPDANPYIRDDPKLIAFKYFFTRKLFFLRESDALVLFPGGFGTQDEAFECLTLSQSGKSAPVPLVLVDRPGGTYWQGWNAYIHEHLLARKLISPADMSLYTLTDDLAVACGAITNFYRLYHSSRYVGDQLVIRLKSELPDAAVDQLNQDFGDILLQGRIEKSVALPQESRDETTDLPRLILSFDQRSLGRLYQLIAAINRLAIPSADVCQHPELK, from the coding sequence ATGGTTAGCTCCTTTCCCCCCACGGCTGCTGATTTTTTCCAGGAAGATATCGAAATGCTGCTGGAACAGCTGGCTTCTTTACCCCATGGAGACCTGGTGCGGCAGGCACTCGGCACGATCGCTCGGATTGCCAGAGCTGAGATTGATCGCCTGGATTGGAAAATTTTAAATGCCTGTCTCCAAGATATGGAGGGAGCCTTCCAAGCCTTCTATCCCTACCGGCACATTCGGAAGATCGCCATTTTCGGTTCCGCGCGCATTGAGCCAGAGACCCCCGAATATCAATTAGCTGCTGAGTTTGCCCATTACGCGACCCAGCAAGGTTTTATGGTGATGACGGGGGCAGGGGGTGGCATTATGCAGGCAGCAAATCACGGAGCTGGCCCCGGCAATTCCTTTGGTCTCAGCATTCAGCTCCCCTATGAACCGGATGCCAATCCTTATATTCGAGATGATCCCAAGCTAATTGCCTTCAAATATTTCTTTACCCGTAAGCTGTTCTTTCTCCGGGAATCCGATGCTTTAGTTCTATTTCCCGGTGGGTTTGGCACCCAAGATGAAGCCTTTGAATGTCTGACCCTGAGTCAAAGTGGGAAGTCAGCACCGGTGCCCTTGGTGCTGGTGGATCGACCCGGAGGTACCTATTGGCAGGGTTGGAACGCCTATATCCACGAGCATTTACTCGCCCGTAAGCTCATCAGTCCCGCAGACATGAGTCTTTACACCCTGACGGATGACTTAGCCGTCGCCTGCGGTGCAATTACGAATTTTTATCGGCTCTATCATTCCAGTCGCTACGTGGGCGATCAACTGGTGATTCGCCTGAAATCAGAGCTGCCGGATGCGGCGGTGGATCAGTTAAATCAGGACTTTGGAGATATTCTGCTGCAAGGTCGAATTGAAAAAAGTGTGGCTCTACCCCAGGAATCGCGAGATGAAACTACGGATTTGCCCCGACTGATTTTATCCTTCGACCAGCGCAGCCTCGGTCGTTTATACCAATTGATTGCCGCCATTAATCGGTTGGCCATCCCCTCAGCGGATGTCTGCCAACACCCAGAACTTAAATGA
- the trxA gene encoding thioredoxin, with product MSVAAQVTDSTFKQEVLESEIPVLVDFWAPWCGPCRMVAPVVDEIAQQYDGQVKVVKVNTDDNPSVASQYGIRSIPTLMIFKGGQRVDMVVGAVPKSTLASTLEKYL from the coding sequence ATGTCAGTAGCCGCACAAGTTACAGACTCTACGTTTAAGCAAGAAGTACTTGAAAGTGAAATTCCTGTTTTAGTTGATTTTTGGGCTCCTTGGTGTGGTCCCTGCCGAATGGTAGCACCTGTTGTGGATGAAATCGCCCAACAGTATGACGGTCAAGTAAAAGTTGTGAAAGTTAATACAGATGACAACCCTAGCGTTGCTAGTCAGTATGGTATTCGTAGTATTCCGACCCTGATGATCTTCAAAGGGGGCCAGCGGGTGGACATGGTCGTGGGTGCTGTCCCCAAGAGTACATTGGCTAGTACGTTGGAGAAGTATCTTTGA